ATCGTCTCGATTGACGTGTTTTTTCAGTTCATCCGCATGGTCTACCACTGGAACACGCCGGGCGTTTTCGCCGGCTGGACGTTCCTCGCGCACTTCGCTGTGCTGGTGGCCTTGACGTATTTCGTATCCATCTACAAGCCCAAAGGAATTTGACATGACGAAGATGCTGCGCCCTTATCCGCTTGGCTACGTGTGCCCGAACACGGGCCGGGTGGCGGTGCTGGTCCGGGCCTACGCCGATAGCGACCTGAACGGCGATGCACCGGCCTACTGGTACAGCCAGAAGTCGGAGGAATGGGGCCTTGACCCGTGGAAGCTGGTGGAAGGTGTTGATCCACACGCGGCCGGTGGGTCGTATGACATTTGTTTTGCCAACGGTTCGGTTTCGACAGTCGGGCCGTTGATGACGATCTTCCTGGGTGCCGCTGACGCGGCCCGGTTGAACGCCAAGGAGGAAGACGAGCGACGTGAGGCGCTGGCCGTGATTGCGGGCGACCTTGGGCTTGATGCATCGGCCTTGCGCATCGAAAGCCTCATCGAGAGCCGCCCGGCAGTGTTCTACGACATGCCGGACGGCACTACGCGCAGCGCGTGCAGTCTCGATTCCGAGTGCTGGCGGGAAGCGCTTGCCAGGGGTGCGGCAGTACGCGCAATCCGCCAGGCAAAGGCGCATTAACAGGTGACCCGTTTTTTCGGGCCGTTTTTCGTGCCAAAGAAAATTTTAGCGGCTAAAACGCTTGACTCAAGGACAAAGTTTAGCTAAACTTTGTCTTATGGGTGCTGGCTGTCACCAGCTTTTTTTAACTAGGCGCGGAGTCAATGATATGGGTGCAATCCATGAAGAAACGGCTAACCGAAGCCCAGTTCCAGGCGTGCATAAAGGGCTTGGACGTGGGCCAGCAGACCATCGAAATAGCGCGGGGCGTGCTGGTTTTGGGCCAGCCGCAAGCGGTTTTCATCACGTCGCTGGGACTGACCAAAGGGGCAGTCTCGCAGGCCGTGAGCAGGGTGTGGAC
The DNA window shown above is from Variovorax sp. RA8 and carries:
- a CDS encoding transcriptional regulator KorA; its protein translation is MKKRLTEAQFQACIKGLDVGQQTIEIARGVLVLGQPQAVFITSLGLTKGAVSQAVSRVWTAFSSKNVPQGYERVSAVLPEHQAFIVKKWAEDAATKKKEPK
- a CDS encoding DUF2761 domain-containing protein, translated to MTKMLRPYPLGYVCPNTGRVAVLVRAYADSDLNGDAPAYWYSQKSEEWGLDPWKLVEGVDPHAAGGSYDICFANGSVSTVGPLMTIFLGAADAARLNAKEEDERREALAVIAGDLGLDASALRIESLIESRPAVFYDMPDGTTRSACSLDSECWREALARGAAVRAIRQAKAH